The proteins below are encoded in one region of Populus alba chromosome 2, ASM523922v2, whole genome shotgun sequence:
- the LOC118052695 gene encoding pentatricopeptide repeat-containing protein At1g20230, giving the protein MARQALPLFENFSHCLCSATKASLSQAHAHILKTGISLPETIQIFSKLNHFGHVIRVFSYMLTQGIVPDSRVLPTVIKTCAALSALQTGKQMHCFALVSGLGLDSVVLSSLLHMYVQFDRLKDARNVFDKLPQPGVVTSSALISRFARKGRVKETKELFYQTRDLGVELNLVSWNGMISGFNRSGSYLDAILMFQNMHLEGLKPDGTSVSSVLPAVGDLEMPLLGIQIHCYVIKQGLGPDKFVVSALIDMYGKCACASEMSGVFNEMDEVDVGACNALVTGLSRNGLVDNALEVFKRFKGMDLNVVSWTSMIASCSQNGKDIEALELFREMQIEGVKPNSVTIPCLLPACGNIAALLHGKAAHCFSLRNGIFNDVYVGSALIDMYAKCGRMLASRLCFDMMPNRNLVSWNSLMAGYAMHGKTIEAINIFELMQRCGQKPDHVSFTCVLSACTQGGLTEEGWFYFDSMSRNIGVEARMEHYSCMVTLLGRSGRLEEAYAMIKQMPFEPDSCVWGALLSSCRVHNRVDLGEIAAKRVFELEPRNPGNYILLSNIYASKAMWVEVDMVRDMMRSRGLKKNPGYSWIEIKNKVHMLLAGDSSHPQMPQIIEKLAKLTVEMKKSGYVPHTDFVLQDVEEQDKEQILCGHSEKLAVVLGLLNTKPGFPLQVIKNLRICCDCHAVIKFISDFEKREIFVRDTNRFHQFKGGVCSCGDYW; this is encoded by the coding sequence ATGGCTCGGCAAGCACTCCCTCTGTTCGAAAACTTTAGCCACTGCCTTTGTTCAGCCACAAAAGCTTCTTTATCACAAGCACATGCCCACATCCTCAAAACTGGCATTTCACTGCCGGAGACCATTCAAATATTCTCAAAGCTCAATCATTTTGGTCACGTAATCCGGGTCTTCTCTTACATGCTCACACAAGGTATCGTGCCTGATAGCCGTGTCTTGCCTACTGTCATCAAGACATGTGCTGCGCTATCGGCATTGCAAACAGGAAAACAGATGCATTGTTTTGCATTGGTATCTGGGTTGGGTTTGGACTCCGTTGTCCTGTCCTCTTTATTACATATGTACGTTCAATTCGACCGTTTAAAGGATGCTCGCAATGTGTTCGATAAATTGCCTCAACCAGGTGTGGTTACGTCTAGTGCTTTGATTTCGCGTTTTGCGCGGAAGGGGCGTGTAAAGGAGACAAAGGAGTTGTTTTACCAGACAAGAGATTTAGGTGTTGAGCTTAATTTGGTATCGTGGAACGGTATGATTTCAGGTTTTAATCGTAGTGGCAGCTATCTTGATGCGATTCTTATGTTTCAAAACATGCACCTTGAAGGATTGAAGCCTGATGGAACTAGTGTTTCTAGTGTGCTTCCAGCTGTTGGTGACTTGGAAATGCCGTTGCTGGGGATTCAGATTCATTGTTATGTTATTAAGCAAGGTTTAGGACCGGACAAGTTTGTGGTTAGTGCGCTGATTGATATGTATGGTAAGTGTGCGTGTGCTTCTGAGATGTCAGGAGTGTTCAATGAAATGGATGAGGTTGATGTAGGAGCTTGCAATGCTTTAGTTACCGGGCTCTCACGAAATGGACTTGTTGACAATGCATTGGAGGTATTTAAACGGTTTAAAGGGATGGATCTGAATGTCGTTTCATGGACGTCCATGATTGCCAGTTGCTCTCAGAATGGAAAAGATATCGAGGCTTTGGAGCTTTTTAGAGAGATGCAGATTGAGGGAGTTAAACCGAACTCTGTAACGATCCCATGCTTGTTGCCAGCTTGTGGAAATATTGCAGCATTACTGCACGGAAAGGCAGCCCAttgcttttcacttagaaatggAATCTTCAATGATGTTTATGTGGGTAGCGCGCTGATTGATATGTACGCTAAGTGTGGAAGAATGCTGGCGTCTAGGCTTTGTTTTGATATGATGCCCAACAGGAACTTGGTTTCTTGGAATTCATTAATGGCTGGGTATGCAATGCATGGAAAGACTATTGAagctataaatatttttgaattgatgcAAAGATGTGGGCAAAAGCCTGATCATGTTAGCTTCACTTGTGTATTATCTGCATGCACCCAAGGTGGCTTAACGGAGGAAGGttggttttattttgatagCATGTCCAGAAATATTGGCGTTGAAGCTAGAATGGAGCATTATTCATGCATGGTGACCCTTCTTGGTCGTAGTGGAAGGCTGGAAGAGGCATATGCCATGATCAAGCAAATGCCATTTGAACCAGATTCTTGTGTTTGGGGTGCTCTGCTTAGTTCATGCAGAGTTCACAACAGAGTGGATTTAGGTGAGATTGCAGCAAAGAGAGTCTTCGAGTTAGAACCAAGGAATCCTGGTAATTACATTCTTCTGTCCAATATTTATGCTTCAAAGGCCATGTGGGTTGAAGTAGATATGGTGAGGGATATGATGAGAAGTAGAGGCTTGAAGAAAAACCCTGGCTACAGTTGGATTGAAATCAAGAACAAAGTGCATATGCTCCTTGCTGGAGACAGTTCCCATCCACAAATGCCCCAAATTATTGAGAAGTTGGCTAAATTGACCGTGGAGATGAAAAAGTCAGGTTATGTTCCACATACTGACTTTGTGCTACAAGATGTGGAGGAGCAGGACAAGGAGCAGATCCTCTGTGGCCATAGTGAGAAGCTGGCGGTAGTTCTGGGGCTTCTAAATACTAAGCCAGGATTTCCGCTTCAGGTTATCAAGAACCTTAGAATCTGTTGTGATTGTCATGCTGTTATAAAATTCATATCCGActttgaaaaaagagagatttttgtTAGAGACACAAACCGGTTCCATCAGTTTAAAGGTGGAGTTTGTTCTTGTGGAGATTATTGGTGA
- the LOC118052696 gene encoding protein PSK SIMULATOR 2 — MGGACPGGTKRKNVKAVEEKKNNSGNNTSGKLRSLHSIGKKKESPYRNNNGDDFRKTMPERSNSGELLSSFSRELKPSTPARTETNKINQKKSFLGKAGTVGLEKAVEVLDTLGSSMSNLNPRGGFASGMGSRGNRISILAFEVANTIAKGANLFHSLSEKNVEFLKKEVLHSEGVHKLVSTDMKELLIIAASDKREEFDVFSREVIRFGDLCKDPQWHNLGRYFSKLDSEKSFERQHRTEAEVTMQELTTLVQHTSELYHELNALDRFDQDYQRKLDEVQSLNLPQKGESLTILQSELKQQKKLVMSLKKKSLWSKTLEEIMEKLVDIVTFLQQAILEAFGNNGVILADKEAGRGPQRLGPSGLALHYANIINQIDNITSRPTSLPPNTRDSLYQGMPNSVKAALRSRLQMVDSKEEFTMALVKGEMEKTLHWLAPIATNTTKAHQGFGWVGEWANTGNDFGKNTAENTNLIRLQTLYHADKQKTDLYILELVTWLHRLISLVRQRDHGFSSMPVQSPAPRGLVFRTKMQRIQSQNHDAQLCQEDRDLLANACQRRLVPGRSKSQEFSLDKKRGQVLTSSRSAGNSPVRRFAARQKSDHQKTNIMDVMDGLDNTI; from the exons ATGGGAGGGGCTTGTCCTGGTGGAACGAAAAGGAAGAATGTGAAGGCtgtggaggagaagaaaaataatagtgGTAACAATACTTCAGGGAAATTAAGGTCATTACACAGTATAggcaagaaaaaagagagtCCTTATAGGAATAATAACGGGGATGATTTTCGCAAAACGATGCCAGAGAGGTCGAACTCTGGTGAGTTATTGTCGTCTTTTTCAAGGGAACTCAAGCCATCAACGCCTGCTAGGACAGAGACCAACAAG ataaatcaaaagaagtCATTTTTAGGAAAAGCTGGGACAGTGGGACTGGAGAAAGCAGTGGAAGTCTTGGATACTCTAGGAAGTAGCATGTCAAATTTGAATCCCAGAGGGGGATTTGCCTCTGGAATGGGTTCTAGAGGGAATAGGATATCGATATTGGCATTTGAAGTAGCTAATACGATAGCCAAAGGCGCAAACTTGTTTCACTCTCTTTCAGAAAAAAATGTTGAGTTCTTGAAAAAAGAGGTACTACATTCAGAAGGAGTGCACAAGTTGGTTTCTACTGACATGAAAGAGTTGCTCATAATTGCTGCTTCTGACAAAAG AGAGGAATTCGATGTTTTCTCACGCGAAGTGATTCGGTTTGGAGATTTATGTAAAGACCCTCAATGGCACAATCTGGGtcgatatttttcaaa ATTGGATTCAGAAAAATCATTTGAGAGGCAACACAGAACCGAGGCAGAGGTGACAATGCAAGAGCTGACCACTCTGGTGCAGCACACTTCT GAACTATATCACGAGTTGAATGCTTTGGACAGATTTGATCAAGATTATCAGCGAAAGCTTGATGAAGTGCAATCCCTAAATCTTCCCCAAAAAG GAGAAAGTCTGACAATTTTACAAAGTGAGCTAAAACAGCAAAAAAAGCTTGTAATGAGCTTGAAAAAGAAATCCCTTTGGTCTAAAACTTTGGAGGAG ATCATGGAGAAGCTTGTTGATATTGTTACCTTCTTACAACAAGCGATCTTGGAAGCTTTTGGAAATAATG GTGTTATATTGGCTGACAAGGAAGCTGGCAGGGGTCCTCAAAGACTTGGCCCGTCTGGTCTTGCATTGCATTATGCTAACATAATCAACCAGATAGATAATATT ACTTCTCGACCCACCTCCCTACCTCCTAATACGAGGGACAGTTTGTATCAAGGGATGCCAAACAGTGTTAAGGCAGCTCTACGCTCACGGTTGCAGATGGttgattccaaggaagag TTCACAATGGCTCTGGTGAAAGGTGAAATGGAAAAGACTCTCCATTGGCTTGCGCCCATTGCCACAAACACGACCAA AGCACATCAAGGCTTTGGATGGGTTGGAGAATGGGCGAACACTGG AAATGATTTCGGCAAGAATACAGCCGAAAATACTAACCTGATCCGCCTCCAGACACTCTATCACGCAGATAAGCAGAAGACTGACCTATACATCCTTGAACTAGTGACATGGCTTCACCGGTTGATAAGTTTAGTTAGACAGAGAGATCATGGTTTCTCATCCATGCCTGTTCAATCTCCAGCTCCCAGGGGACTGGTTTTCCGCACCAAGATGCAACGAATTCAATCCCAGAACCACGATGCCCAACTTTGTCAAGAAGATCGAGATTTGTTAGCCAATGCGTGTCAGAGGAGATTGGTCCCAGGAAGAAGCAAAAGTCAGGAATTTTCTTTAGACAAGAAAAGAGGGCAGGTTTTGACGTCGAGCAGGAGTGCTGGAAACTCACCGGTTAGAAGGTTTGCAGCAAGACAAAAATCAGACCatcaaaaaactaatattatggATGTTATGGATGGCCTAGATAACACAATATAA
- the LOC118052697 gene encoding peptidyl-prolyl cis-trans isomerase: MANPKVYFDMTIGGQPAGRIVMELFADTTPRTAENFRALCTGEKGKGRSGKPLHYKGSTFHRVIPGFMCQGGDFTAGNGTGGESIYGSKFADENFIKKHTGPGILSMANAGPGTNGSQFFVCTAKTEWLDGKHVVFGRVVEGLDVVKAIEKFGSSSGRTSKPVVVADCGQLS; this comes from the coding sequence ATGGCAAACCCTAAAGTCTACTTCGACATGACAATCGGCGGCCAACCAGCCGGCCGGATCGTGATGGAACTGTTCGCCGACACAACTCCACGAACCGCAGAGAACTTCAGGGCTCTTTGCACTGGAGAGAAAGGAAAAGGCCGAAGCGGCAAGCCTTTACACTACAAAGGCTCGACTTTCCATCGAGTCATCCCTGGATTCATGTGCCAAGGAGGTGATTTCACTGCAGGGAATGGAACCGGAGGGGAATCGATCTACGGATCGAAATTTGCCGACGAGAATTTTATAAAGAAACACACTGGGCCTGGGATTTTGTCCATGGCCAATGCTGGGCCTGGGACTAATGGGTCGCAGTTCTTTGTCTGTACAGCTAAGACTGAATGGCTCGATGGAAAACACGTGGTGTTTGGAAGAGTAGTGGAGGGCTTGGATGTTGTGAAGGCTATAGAGAAATTTGGGTCTTCCAGTGGAAGGACCTCTAAGCCTGTTGTTGTTGCTGATTGTGGACAGCTTTCTTGA